In Oryza sativa Japonica Group chromosome 3, ASM3414082v1, one DNA window encodes the following:
- the LOC4331914 gene encoding NADH dehydrogenase [ubiquinone] 1 alpha subcomplex subunit 13-B, with protein MTEAWVRHKPGMASVKDMPVLQDGPPPGGFAPVRYARRIPTKGPSAIAIFLTTFGAFAWGMYQVGQGNKVRRALKEEKIAARTALVPVLQAEEDERFVKEWTKSLMWEEIIMKDVPGWKVGQSVYNSGKWMPPATGELRRED; from the exons ATGACGGAGGCGTGGGTGCGGCACAAGCCCGGGATGGCGAGCGTCAAGGACATGCCGGTGCTGCAGGACGGGCCGCCGCCGGGCGGCTTCGCGCCCGTGCGCTACGCGCGCCGGATCCCCACCAAGGGGCCCAGCGCCATCGCCATCTTCCTCACTACCTTCGGCGCCTTCGCCTGGGGGATGTACCAGGTTGGCCAGGGGAACAAGGTCCGCCG TGCACTCAAAGAGGAGAAAATTGCTGCCCGCACCGCTTTAGTGCCAGTGCTccaagctgaagaagatgaaag ATTTGTCAAAGAGTGGACAAAGTCTCTTATGTGGGAGGAAATAATTATGAAAGATGTCCCTGGATGGAAGGTCGGCCAAAGTGTCTATAATTCCGGGAAATGGATGCCTCCTGCCACCGGCGAGCTGCGTCGTGAAGATTGA
- the LOC4331915 gene encoding probable protein phosphatase 2C BIPP2C1 isoform 1 (isoform 1 is encoded by transcript variant 1), protein MDEEARAAGCSPAPPRAPAASCGAAAELCLCSPTGVEGIEQVPGCPCFEDAGAVVVSGEAPEGPGVLCSEDGAELKLAEQGALDVRLGSPAVGIHEQQLLHRGTSGSDEAGAINEISPVEVSPSEASSNLDTAGAIGGSPLMLESLPETSDTRGCEQEVMPGVVVGSSNRDASSEVGVESERGSDADGRNGLGEGELVSSVDGGGAEKSSKVTGVLSEEGVDGMETALEPCVASVGSITQVEEGVDRMETSLDDSEASDGSTTQDFDTDVETESSGSSIEEQDMGYGVHIPHTEQAICEVARGNKSSEVKSSDRMSSVTLPTLILASGAAMLPHPSKVLTGGEDAYFIACDGWFGVADGVGQWSFEGINAGLYARELMDGCKKAVMESQGAPEMRTEEVLAKAADEARSPGSSTVLVAHFDGQVLHACNIGDSGFLVIRNGEIYQKSKPMTYGFNFPLQIEKGDDPFKLVQKYTIDLQEGDAIVTATDGLFDNVYEEEIAAVISKSLEAGLKPSEIAEFLVARAKEVGRSATCRSPFSDAALAVGYLGYSGGKLDDVTVVVSVVRKSEV, encoded by the exons ATGGATGAAGAGGCGCGCGCCGCCGGATGCTCCCCAgcgccgccccgcgcgccggCTGCTTCCTGTGGCGCTGCCGCCGAGCTCTGCCTCTGCTCCCCTACAGGTGTGG AGGGTATCGAGCAGGTGCCTGGATGTCCGTGTTTTGAGGACGCCGGCGCTGTCGTGGTGAGTGGAGAGGCGCCGGAAGGACCGGGGGTTTTGTGCTCTGAGGATGGCGCTGAGCTCAAATTGGCTGAGCAGGGTGCCCTGGATGTGAGATTAGGTTCTCCGGCAGTCGGAATCCATGAGCAGCAGCTGTTGCATCGTGGTACTTCAGGTTCCGATGAAGCTGGTGCAATCAATGAGATTTCACCCGTTGAGGTGTCGCCGTCAGAGGCTAGTTCAAATTTGGATACTGCTGGGGCTATTGGTGGCTCCCCTCTCATGTTGGAGTCCCTGCCAGAGACCAGTGATACCCGAGGATGTGAACAAGAGGTTATGCCCGGTGTTGTTGTAGGGTCATCTAATAGGGATGCAAGTTCTGAGGTCGGTGTCGAGTCGGAGCGTGGCTCGGATGCGGACGGTCGAAATGGCCTTGGTGAAGGGGAATTGGTGTCGAGCGTtgatggaggcggcgccgagaaGAGCTCAAAGGTGACTGGCGTCTTGTCTGAAGAAGGTGTGGACGGGATGGAAACAGCCCTGGAGCCGTGTGTGGCGTCTGTTGGCTCCATCACGCAGGTTGAGGAAGGTGTGGACAGGATGGAGACGAGTTTGGATGACTCTGAGGCTTCAGACGGCTCAACCACGCAGGATTTTGATACTGACGTGGAGACGGAGTCGAGCGGTTCAAGTATAGAAGAACAAGACATGGGATACGGAGTGCACATCCCACACACG GAACAAGCGATCTGTGAAGTGGCCAGGGGAAACAAGAGTTCAGAGGTGAAGAGCTCTGACAG GATGTCTTCAGTAACCCTACCAACACTTATATTGGCTTCAGGTGCAGCAATGCTACCTCATCCTTCAAAG GTGCTGACAGGTGGTGAAGATGCTTATTTTATAGCTTGTGACGGTTGGTTTGGTGTAGCAGATGGAGTAGGTCAATGGTCATTTGAAG GAATCAATGCAGGGCTGTATGCCAGAGAATTAATGGATGGTTGTAAGAAAGCTGTTATGGAGAGTCAAGGAGCTCCAGAGATGAGAACTGAGGAAGTTCTTGCTAAGGCTGCAGATGAAGCACGATCCCCTGGTTCTTCCACTGTTTTGGTTGCTCACTTTGATGGTCAA GTACTTCATGCATGTAATATAGGTGATTCTGGATTCTTGGTGATAAGAAACGGAGAAATATATCAAAAATCAAAGCCAATGACTTACGGCTTCAATTTTCCCTTGCAAATTGAGAAGGGGGATGATCCTTTCAAACTTGTACAG AAATACACAATTGATCTACAAGAAGGAGATGCCATTGTGACAGCAACAGATGGCCTTTTTGACAATGTCTATGAGGAAGAAATAGCAGCTGTCATCTCCAAATCATTGGAAGCCGGCCTCAAGCCTTCG GAGATTGCGGAGTTCCTGGTTGCTAGGGCGAAGGAAGTGGGCAGATCGGCAACCTGTAGAAGCCCCTTCTCTGACGCGGCTCTTGCAGTTGGGTATCTGGGTTACTCTGGGGGCAAGCTGGATGATGTAACAGTTGTTGTATCCGTTGTTCGGAAATCTGAAGTTTAA
- the LOC4331915 gene encoding probable protein phosphatase 2C BIPP2C1 isoform 2 (isoform 2 is encoded by transcript variant 2): protein MDEEARAAGCSPAPPRAPAASCGAAAELCLCSPTEGIEQVPGCPCFEDAGAVVVSGEAPEGPGVLCSEDGAELKLAEQGALDVRLGSPAVGIHEQQLLHRGTSGSDEAGAINEISPVEVSPSEASSNLDTAGAIGGSPLMLESLPETSDTRGCEQEVMPGVVVGSSNRDASSEVGVESERGSDADGRNGLGEGELVSSVDGGGAEKSSKVTGVLSEEGVDGMETALEPCVASVGSITQVEEGVDRMETSLDDSEASDGSTTQDFDTDVETESSGSSIEEQDMGYGVHIPHTEQAICEVARGNKSSEVKSSDRMSSVTLPTLILASGAAMLPHPSKVLTGGEDAYFIACDGWFGVADGVGQWSFEGINAGLYARELMDGCKKAVMESQGAPEMRTEEVLAKAADEARSPGSSTVLVAHFDGQVLHACNIGDSGFLVIRNGEIYQKSKPMTYGFNFPLQIEKGDDPFKLVQKYTIDLQEGDAIVTATDGLFDNVYEEEIAAVISKSLEAGLKPSEIAEFLVARAKEVGRSATCRSPFSDAALAVGYLGYSGGKLDDVTVVVSVVRKSEV from the exons ATGGATGAAGAGGCGCGCGCCGCCGGATGCTCCCCAgcgccgccccgcgcgccggCTGCTTCCTGTGGCGCTGCCGCCGAGCTCTGCCTCTGCTCCCCTACAG AGGGTATCGAGCAGGTGCCTGGATGTCCGTGTTTTGAGGACGCCGGCGCTGTCGTGGTGAGTGGAGAGGCGCCGGAAGGACCGGGGGTTTTGTGCTCTGAGGATGGCGCTGAGCTCAAATTGGCTGAGCAGGGTGCCCTGGATGTGAGATTAGGTTCTCCGGCAGTCGGAATCCATGAGCAGCAGCTGTTGCATCGTGGTACTTCAGGTTCCGATGAAGCTGGTGCAATCAATGAGATTTCACCCGTTGAGGTGTCGCCGTCAGAGGCTAGTTCAAATTTGGATACTGCTGGGGCTATTGGTGGCTCCCCTCTCATGTTGGAGTCCCTGCCAGAGACCAGTGATACCCGAGGATGTGAACAAGAGGTTATGCCCGGTGTTGTTGTAGGGTCATCTAATAGGGATGCAAGTTCTGAGGTCGGTGTCGAGTCGGAGCGTGGCTCGGATGCGGACGGTCGAAATGGCCTTGGTGAAGGGGAATTGGTGTCGAGCGTtgatggaggcggcgccgagaaGAGCTCAAAGGTGACTGGCGTCTTGTCTGAAGAAGGTGTGGACGGGATGGAAACAGCCCTGGAGCCGTGTGTGGCGTCTGTTGGCTCCATCACGCAGGTTGAGGAAGGTGTGGACAGGATGGAGACGAGTTTGGATGACTCTGAGGCTTCAGACGGCTCAACCACGCAGGATTTTGATACTGACGTGGAGACGGAGTCGAGCGGTTCAAGTATAGAAGAACAAGACATGGGATACGGAGTGCACATCCCACACACG GAACAAGCGATCTGTGAAGTGGCCAGGGGAAACAAGAGTTCAGAGGTGAAGAGCTCTGACAG GATGTCTTCAGTAACCCTACCAACACTTATATTGGCTTCAGGTGCAGCAATGCTACCTCATCCTTCAAAG GTGCTGACAGGTGGTGAAGATGCTTATTTTATAGCTTGTGACGGTTGGTTTGGTGTAGCAGATGGAGTAGGTCAATGGTCATTTGAAG GAATCAATGCAGGGCTGTATGCCAGAGAATTAATGGATGGTTGTAAGAAAGCTGTTATGGAGAGTCAAGGAGCTCCAGAGATGAGAACTGAGGAAGTTCTTGCTAAGGCTGCAGATGAAGCACGATCCCCTGGTTCTTCCACTGTTTTGGTTGCTCACTTTGATGGTCAA GTACTTCATGCATGTAATATAGGTGATTCTGGATTCTTGGTGATAAGAAACGGAGAAATATATCAAAAATCAAAGCCAATGACTTACGGCTTCAATTTTCCCTTGCAAATTGAGAAGGGGGATGATCCTTTCAAACTTGTACAG AAATACACAATTGATCTACAAGAAGGAGATGCCATTGTGACAGCAACAGATGGCCTTTTTGACAATGTCTATGAGGAAGAAATAGCAGCTGTCATCTCCAAATCATTGGAAGCCGGCCTCAAGCCTTCG GAGATTGCGGAGTTCCTGGTTGCTAGGGCGAAGGAAGTGGGCAGATCGGCAACCTGTAGAAGCCCCTTCTCTGACGCGGCTCTTGCAGTTGGGTATCTGGGTTACTCTGGGGGCAAGCTGGATGATGTAACAGTTGTTGTATCCGTTGTTCGGAAATCTGAAGTTTAA
- the LOC4331916 gene encoding non-specific lipid-transfer protein-like protein At2g13820 precursor, translated as MAGAGRTRSTAMAAWSYSSLLLQLLLLSMVAVLDGAATTGGGGAGAPAPAADCTDALLSLAGCLSYVQEGSTVAKPDAPCCSGLKGVVKKEVACLCQAFQGSQNFGVTLNMTKALQLPAACKVKTPPFSKCHLSIPGVTGGAPAPAPFSGAPFFGGSSPSASPAGTGSDSAAATVRAPAPSPSAAVRPKETKAALFSAAVIAAATLLAHRA; from the exons ATGGCAGGAGCTGGGAGGACTAGGAGCACGGCCATGGCGGCGTGGTCGTACtcgtcgctgctgctgcagctgctgcttctCTCGATGGTCGCCGTACtagacggcgcggcgacgaccggcggcggcggtgccggggcgccggcgccggcggcggactgCACGGACGCGCTGCTGAGCCTGGCGGGTTGCCTGAGCTACGTGCAGGAGGGGAGCACGGTGGCGAAGCCCGACGCGCCGTGCTGCTCGGGGCTCAAGGGCGTGGTGAAGAAGGAGGTGGCCTGCCTCTGCCAGGCGTTCCAGGGCAGCCAGAACTTCGGCGTCACGCTCAACATGACCAAGGCGCTCCAGCTGCCCGCCGCGTGCAAGGTCAAGACGCCGCCGTTCAGCAAGTGCCACC TTTCTATTCCGGGCGTGACTGGTGGTGCTCCTG CTCCCGCTCCATTCTCCGGGGCTCCGTTCTTCGGGGGGTCGTCGCCTTCGGCATCGCCTGCTGGGACAGGAagcgactccgccgccgccaccgtaaGAGCTCCGGCCCCATCGCCGTCGGCTGCTGTCCGGCCCAAGGAGACAAAGGCGGCCTTGTTCTCTGCCGCTGTAATCGCCGCCGCTACTCTGCTCGCGCACCGTGCCTAG